Proteins encoded within one genomic window of Haladaptatus sp. QDMS2:
- a CDS encoding aldo/keto reductase, producing the protein MNDLPAFGLGTYLQDDHDQCVASVETALDVGYRHIDTAQEYGNEAAAGEAIENAAVPREDVFLASKVETGNLAYEDVLSTTRESLDRLGVDTLDLLYVHWPLGEYDPEGTLRAFDELYDDGLIRHVGLSNFTPDLLDEALGQLSAPLYAHQVEMNPLCQQDELRAMAENEDHHFVAYSPLAQDEVFDIPELQEIASEHDVSEAQVSLAWLREKGAKVIPKATSREHIADNFAARDLTLTDADIAKIDGIEREERTVEFDAAPWNQ; encoded by the coding sequence ATGAACGACCTCCCCGCATTCGGCCTCGGGACGTACCTTCAAGACGACCACGACCAGTGTGTCGCGAGCGTCGAAACGGCACTCGACGTCGGCTATCGCCACATCGACACCGCCCAGGAGTACGGCAACGAAGCCGCTGCCGGCGAAGCAATCGAGAACGCGGCAGTTCCACGCGAGGACGTCTTCCTCGCCTCCAAAGTCGAGACCGGAAATCTCGCCTACGAAGACGTTCTCTCCACGACTCGCGAGAGCCTCGACAGGCTCGGCGTGGACACCCTCGATCTGCTCTACGTCCACTGGCCACTCGGGGAGTACGACCCCGAGGGAACCCTGCGGGCGTTCGACGAACTGTACGACGACGGCCTCATTCGCCACGTCGGGCTCTCGAATTTCACCCCGGACCTGCTCGACGAGGCGCTCGGCCAGCTCTCCGCACCGCTCTACGCCCATCAGGTCGAGATGAACCCGCTCTGCCAGCAGGACGAACTCAGAGCGATGGCAGAAAACGAGGACCACCACTTCGTCGCCTACTCGCCACTCGCGCAGGATGAGGTGTTCGACATTCCAGAACTGCAGGAAATCGCCAGCGAGCACGACGTGAGCGAAGCTCAGGTCAGCCTCGCGTGGCTCCGCGAAAAGGGTGCGAAGGTCATCCCGAAGGCGACCAGCCGCGAGCACATCGCCGACAACTTTGCCGCGCGTGACCTGACGCTCACCGACGCAGATATCGCGAAGATAGACGGCATCGAGCGCGAGGAGCGCACCGTCGAATTCGACGCCGCGCCGTGGAACCAGTAA
- the msrB gene encoding peptide-methionine (R)-S-oxide reductase MsrB, with protein MSEQPATREVPKSDDEWREILTEEEYKVLREQGTEPKYTGEFIDKDDPGTYTCKGCGQKLFTSDTKFTSSGWPSFYDAIEGAVEFERDTSHGMVRTEVHCANCGSHLGHIFDDGPNPTGKRYCINSICLNFEEEA; from the coding sequence ATGAGCGAGCAACCAGCCACCCGAGAGGTCCCAAAATCTGACGACGAGTGGCGAGAAATCCTCACCGAGGAGGAGTACAAAGTCCTCCGCGAGCAGGGGACGGAACCGAAGTACACCGGAGAGTTCATCGACAAGGACGACCCCGGCACATACACCTGCAAGGGATGCGGCCAGAAGTTGTTCACCTCGGATACGAAGTTCACCTCCTCGGGGTGGCCGAGTTTCTACGACGCCATCGAGGGGGCAGTCGAGTTCGAGCGTGACACCAGTCACGGGATGGTTCGCACCGAGGTCCACTGCGCGAACTGCGGCAGCCACCTCGGGCACATCTTCGACGACGGGCCGAACCCCACTGGGAAACGCTACTGCATCAACTCCATCTGCCTCAACTTCGAAGAAGAGGCTTGA